A genomic segment from Helicobacter sp. NHP19-012 encodes:
- the rpsC gene encoding 30S ribosomal protein S3 produces the protein MGQKVNPIGLRLGINRNWTSRWFPSSNVAVANIEEDYRIRKFLKKELYYAGVSEILIERAAKKLRITVVAARPGLIIGKKGVDIEKIKTSLKNLIKKEIAVNIKEVKRPQADAQLCAENVATQLEKRVAFRRAMKKVMQTAMKSGARGIKVRVSGRLAGAEIARTEWYMEGRVPLHTLRAKIDYGFAEAFTVYGNIGVKVWIFKGEVLHKGIQAEKREENEERAPRARTRRGRE, from the coding sequence ATGGGACAAAAGGTCAATCCTATTGGTTTAAGATTAGGCATTAACCGCAACTGGACTTCTCGCTGGTTTCCTAGCAGCAATGTGGCGGTGGCAAACATTGAAGAAGACTACCGCATCCGCAAATTCCTTAAAAAAGAGCTTTACTACGCTGGCGTGAGCGAGATTTTGATCGAAAGGGCGGCGAAAAAATTACGCATCACTGTGGTGGCGGCGCGCCCTGGGCTCATCATTGGCAAAAAGGGCGTGGATATTGAGAAAATCAAAACTTCTTTGAAAAATTTGATTAAGAAAGAAATTGCGGTCAATATCAAAGAAGTTAAACGCCCCCAAGCGGACGCACAGCTTTGTGCCGAGAATGTCGCCACCCAATTAGAAAAACGGGTCGCCTTTAGACGCGCCATGAAAAAAGTCATGCAAACCGCCATGAAATCTGGGGCACGGGGGATTAAAGTGAGGGTGTCTGGGCGTTTAGCCGGGGCAGAGATCGCGCGCACTGAGTGGTATATGGAGGGACGCGTCCCCTTACACACTCTAAGGGCTAAAATTGACTACGGCTTTGCCGAAGCCTTTACCGTGTATGGCAATATAGGCGTGAAAGTGTGGATCTTTAAAGGCGAAGTTTTACACAAGGGTATCCAAGCCGAAAAACGCGAAGAAAATGAAGAACGCGCCCCTAGAGCGCGCACTAGAAGAGGGAGAGAATAG
- the rplP gene encoding 50S ribosomal protein L16 has protein sequence MLMPKKTKYRKQMKGRNRGKSYRGASLAFGDIGIKAIEHGRIDSRQIEAARVAMTRHIKRAGKVWIRVFPDKPLTAKPLETRMGKGKGSVEKWVMNIKPGRIVYEMLGIEEGLAREALTLAQRKLPFKTKIVTRESENEVY, from the coding sequence ATGTTGATGCCTAAAAAGACCAAATACCGCAAACAAATGAAAGGGCGCAACCGGGGTAAGTCTTACCGCGGTGCGAGCCTTGCCTTTGGCGACATCGGCATTAAAGCCATTGAGCATGGACGGATCGACTCACGCCAAATTGAAGCCGCTAGGGTGGCGATGACCCGCCACATTAAAAGGGCGGGTAAGGTGTGGATCAGGGTCTTCCCCGATAAACCCCTCACCGCTAAACCCCTAGAAACGAGGATGGGTAAGGGTAAGGGCTCTGTAGAAAAATGGGTGATGAATATTAAGCCCGGACGCATTGTCTATGAAATGCTAGGCATTGAAGAGGGCTTGGCCAGAGAGGCTTTGACTTTGGCGCAAAGGAAGTTGCCTTTCAAAACCAAAATTGTGACTAGAGAGAGTGAAAATGAAGTTTACTGA